One window from the genome of bacterium encodes:
- a CDS encoding DUF3084 domain-containing protein has product MLALISATVAYLGDVVGRQVAKKRISVAGIRPRRVGSYVAVITGIFIALATFLLLTLLSRDVRTWVFEYDRLKGQTAELQAEIAAATQAYDAAQARTAKLAEELQSKEAERSEIEGELAKSQTALDSIQSELLDKESKLRELQDRLDKNQKIIQDTAEKLETLQKEIAKLSGENESLSASKRELSGEIAALETTGKELEAANENLRKQAAQIESRIRTLEEVLGSLRTQNILIGAHQPLAYISIQKDWTGAQVREAIMATLGLLKQKLASKGYSLGNIPSSRLEELMSGLANATKDKAIVVSASQNVLPDDAVGLDFVVIDNSLCFRKDEVITRIEIPAGASREKVEELFATAIRNVRAEADKRNLLPNIDTGNVGSLNYDYIRNLISRIAKDGSAVTVEFVSTEDVYTLGNLDNLKIRYR; this is encoded by the coding sequence GTGTTGGCGTTGATTTCAGCCACGGTCGCGTACTTGGGCGACGTGGTTGGACGCCAGGTAGCGAAAAAACGAATTTCTGTAGCCGGAATTAGACCCAGGCGGGTAGGATCGTATGTTGCAGTTATTACCGGTATCTTCATCGCCCTCGCAACGTTCTTGCTGCTGACACTGCTTTCCCGTGATGTGCGCACGTGGGTATTCGAATACGACCGGCTGAAAGGACAGACGGCGGAGCTTCAGGCAGAGATCGCGGCCGCCACCCAAGCCTATGATGCTGCCCAAGCAAGGACTGCAAAGCTTGCCGAGGAATTGCAGTCAAAGGAAGCAGAGCGATCCGAAATCGAAGGCGAACTTGCAAAATCCCAAACGGCCCTCGATTCAATTCAAAGCGAACTCCTTGACAAAGAATCCAAACTCCGCGAACTTCAAGATCGGCTGGACAAAAATCAGAAAATAATTCAGGACACCGCTGAAAAGCTCGAAACCCTGCAGAAGGAAATCGCGAAATTAAGCGGGGAAAACGAATCGCTATCCGCAAGCAAGCGCGAGCTGTCCGGGGAAATTGCCGCTTTGGAAACAACGGGAAAAGAGCTTGAAGCCGCGAACGAGAATCTACGAAAACAGGCAGCGCAAATCGAATCGAGAATCCGCACGCTGGAAGAAGTGCTGGGCAGCCTCCGCACACAGAATATATTAATCGGCGCACATCAACCGCTGGCGTATATATCGATTCAAAAAGACTGGACAGGAGCCCAGGTCAGGGAGGCGATAATGGCTACGTTGGGTCTGCTGAAGCAGAAGCTCGCATCCAAGGGATACAGCTTGGGCAACATTCCTTCCAGCCGCCTGGAAGAATTAATGAGCGGGCTGGCGAACGCAACAAAAGACAAAGCGATAGTCGTTTCGGCATCGCAAAACGTTCTTCCCGACGACGCGGTCGGCCTGGACTTCGTAGTAATAGACAACTCCCTTTGCTTCAGAAAAGACGAAGTGATAACGAGGATCGAAATTCCGGCGGGGGCAAGCAGAGAAAAGGTGGAAGAGCTGTTCGCCACAGCGATCAGAAACGTGAGGGCGGAAGCGGACAAACGAAATCTGCTTCCGAACATAGACACGGGCAATGTCGGCAGTCTAAACTACGACTACATCAGAAATTTGATAAGCCGCATTGCCAAGGATGGCTCCGCGGTGACAGTAGAGTTCGTATCAACCGAAGATGTCTACACGCTCGGAAATCTGGACAATCTGAAAATCAGATATAGATAG
- a CDS encoding aminotransferase class I/II-fold pyridoxal phosphate-dependent enzyme: MADLRGGARFETLQLHAGEDGDPMHAGFPPLYMASSFYCTDTETAQDFMAHKEKGHIYSRFSNPTVAVMEKRLAALEGYDECVSASSGLAAIAQLVFAHVKPGENLVSATKIYGGTYGMLNREIAALGIETRWVDDASDWAGWRKAITPKTKMLLFETPGNPLLNIVDIEQAVAICREYGLISVLDNTFATPYLQPVAHLGVDVVVHSLTKYIVGHGTVIGGATIGRKELMNPVRWGPHANLGPTFSPFNAWLVLMGLDTLSIRMERHSENAMELAKWLRVHPKVSYVYYPGLPDFPGHEIAKKQMKMFGGMVGFGAAGGYEHAVKTLDSLKLIKHQTSLGDVKTIILHPASSTHFPVPEDVKLKLGILPDYIRLSVGLEHVDDLKEDLDRALKSF; the protein is encoded by the coding sequence ATGGCGGATTTGCGCGGCGGCGCACGATTTGAAACTCTTCAGCTACATGCCGGCGAAGACGGCGACCCGATGCACGCGGGCTTTCCGCCGCTGTACATGGCGTCCAGCTTTTACTGCACCGACACCGAAACCGCGCAGGATTTCATGGCCCACAAGGAAAAAGGGCACATTTACAGCAGGTTTTCCAATCCTACGGTCGCCGTGATGGAAAAGCGGCTGGCGGCCCTCGAAGGTTATGACGAATGCGTCAGCGCGTCCAGCGGCCTTGCAGCAATCGCCCAACTCGTGTTCGCTCACGTGAAGCCGGGGGAAAACCTTGTCAGTGCAACAAAAATTTACGGCGGCACCTATGGGATGCTCAACCGGGAAATAGCCGCGCTGGGAATCGAAACGCGATGGGTGGACGACGCATCCGACTGGGCCGGCTGGAGAAAGGCGATCACTCCGAAAACCAAGATGCTCCTGTTCGAAACGCCGGGAAATCCTTTGTTGAACATCGTGGATATCGAACAAGCAGTAGCGATATGCCGCGAGTACGGTTTGATTTCTGTTCTGGACAACACGTTCGCCACGCCTTATCTTCAGCCGGTCGCGCATCTGGGAGTGGATGTGGTGGTTCACTCGCTTACGAAATACATCGTCGGCCACGGAACGGTAATCGGAGGAGCGACGATCGGCCGCAAGGAGCTGATGAATCCGGTGCGCTGGGGGCCGCACGCAAACTTGGGGCCGACGTTTTCGCCATTCAACGCGTGGCTTGTACTGATGGGGCTTGACACACTTTCAATTAGGATGGAGCGCCACAGCGAGAACGCGATGGAGCTTGCGAAGTGGCTGCGCGTTCATCCGAAGGTTAGCTACGTATATTATCCGGGGCTGCCCGATTTTCCCGGCCACGAAATCGCGAAGAAACAAATGAAGATGTTCGGCGGGATGGTCGGATTCGGCGCGGCGGGCGGTTACGAGCACGCGGTCAAAACCCTTGACAGCTTGAAGCTGATCAAGCACCAGACGAGCCTTGGCGACGTGAAGACGATTATTCTGCATCCCGCAAGCTCGACGCATTTTCCGGTGCCGGAGGACGTGAAGCTCAAGTTGGGCATCTTGCCGGATTACATAAGGCTGTCCGTGGGTTTGGAGCACGTGGACGATTTGAAGGAGGACTTGGATAGGGCGTTAAAATCATTTTAG
- the folK gene encoding 2-amino-4-hydroxy-6-hydroxymethyldihydropteridine diphosphokinase: MELRGAEFALSYIGIGSNQGDRLANLSEAIYILSGIREIQVANVSSAWRSDPVGMPPGTREFLNAVIALKTVLSPRDLLSTCLGTERLMGRDRSWVISDRPIDLDLLYFDGLEIREPDLIVPHPRAHTRTFVLNPWIEIAPGFTLYGATLEEWLSMIPEPERVDCACAGPIPDYDKLNR, encoded by the coding sequence ATGGAATTGCGTGGCGCGGAGTTTGCACTTTCATATATCGGGATAGGCTCCAACCAGGGCGACAGGCTGGCGAATCTTTCTGAAGCGATTTACATTCTTTCGGGGATTCGCGAAATCCAGGTCGCGAACGTATCGTCCGCCTGGCGCAGCGACCCGGTTGGAATGCCACCCGGCACGCGTGAGTTTCTCAACGCCGTAATAGCGTTAAAAACCGTACTCTCGCCCAGAGATCTCCTTTCGACATGTCTCGGCACAGAGCGGCTGATGGGGCGCGATCGAAGCTGGGTAATATCCGACCGTCCGATTGATTTGGATTTGCTTTATTTCGACGGGTTGGAGATACGCGAACCGGACTTGATCGTTCCCCACCCGCGTGCGCACACCCGCACCTTCGTTCTCAATCCATGGATTGAAATCGCGCCGGGATTTACGCTGTACGGCGCGACACTGGAGGAGTGGCTTTCCATGATTCCGGAACCAGAAAGGGTAGATTGCGCTTGTGCAGGGCCAATTCCTGACTACGACAAGCTTAATCGTTAG